A region from the Brachyspira hampsonii genome encodes:
- a CDS encoding cyclic nucleotide-binding domain-containing protein yields MDIIKIKYIICYNYIIIIFSYGHKTQDTRHKTQDTRHKTQDTRHKTQDTRHKTQDTRHKTQDTRHKTIKYPKSSIIFKNNKKPENYFYIIIRGKTISYNNFIKDSNFFSKNGDIIGLISSITNEPYFSSIEAIEDCELLEIKIENIKNINNKNIIKRISNYLLFTIEVWLSKYYSILINKKIDLYNKEDTLLMAEIYKNNGFEDACYKLCISHINIFKHCENCDDVIEFLKKLKPADEPIKVDKNIYKFSKGYCLYTELDIINNIYFIKSGKIGIYNIINSKQTAGVIYKSNHILNFVNPKLEYKPLFITAIVLEESVIEILTYNDFIKKLYTNIDLRLDYIKMNSIKIITAILKIKALNKKNIKEKIIVLIYSILKIETLFNDDIKIKLLYSLEDIKNMLNLQISNDEIYSLLKDINYIEINLFNNIVITNAKSYFDEYKDYTI; encoded by the coding sequence ATTGACATAATTAAAATAAAATATATAATCTGTTATAATTATATTATTATCATTTTTAGCTATGGACACAAGACACAAGACACAAGACACAAGACACAAGACACAAGACACAAGACACAAGACACAAGACACAAGACACAAGACACAAGACACAAGACACAAGACACAAGACACAAGACACAAGACACAAGACACAAGACAATAAAATATCCTAAATCATCTATAATATTCAAAAATAATAAAAAACCAGAAAACTATTTTTATATAATCATAAGAGGTAAAACAATATCTTATAATAATTTTATAAAAGACTCTAATTTTTTTAGTAAAAATGGCGATATTATAGGTTTAATATCATCTATAACAAATGAACCTTATTTTTCTTCAATAGAAGCGATAGAAGACTGTGAACTATTAGAGATAAAAATAGAAAATATAAAGAATATTAATAATAAAAATATTATTAAAAGAATATCCAATTATTTATTGTTTACTATTGAAGTATGGCTTAGTAAATATTATAGTATTTTAATCAATAAAAAAATAGATTTGTATAATAAAGAAGATACATTACTAATGGCTGAAATATATAAAAATAATGGCTTTGAAGATGCCTGCTATAAACTTTGCATTTCTCATATAAATATATTTAAACATTGTGAAAATTGTGATGATGTAATAGAGTTCTTAAAAAAATTAAAACCGGCTGATGAACCTATAAAAGTTGATAAAAATATATATAAATTTTCAAAAGGCTATTGTTTGTACACTGAACTTGATATTATTAATAATATTTACTTTATAAAATCCGGAAAAATTGGAATATATAATATAATTAATTCAAAGCAGACAGCAGGAGTTATATATAAAAGCAATCATATTTTAAACTTTGTAAATCCTAAATTGGAATATAAACCATTATTTATAACTGCAATAGTGCTTGAAGAGTCAGTAATAGAAATATTAACATATAATGATTTTATAAAAAAATTATATACTAATATTGATTTAAGATTAGATTATATAAAAATGAATTCTATAAAAATTATAACTGCAATATTAAAAATAAAAGCATTAAATAAAAAAAATATAAAAGAAAAAATTATTGTTTTGATTTATTCTATATTAAAAATAGAAACCTTATTTAATGATGATATAAAAATAAAATTATTATATTCTCTGGAAGACATAAAAAATATGCTGAATTTACAAATATCTAATGATGAAATATATTCACTTCTTAAAGATATAAATTATATTGAAATTAATTTATTTAATAATATCGTAATTACAAATGCCAAAAGTTATTTTGATGAATATAAGGATTATACAATATAA
- a CDS encoding flavodoxin domain-containing protein yields the protein MSNKIAVLYKSKYGTTRTYAKWIADKVHGDLYNIDNVTFQNLDTYDFIVFAGALYAGKLSSAKGIKKFYAKLKGRKNLYCVIVGLTNPEDKETYNNAVNQNFKSDEKENMKFYFLRGSIDFDKLKLHHALMMYMLKRIISAKAIKTEDEKALLENYGKKIDFLNKTSIEEIVLDIKNKVKELQSK from the coding sequence ATGTCAAATAAAATTGCTGTGCTTTATAAAAGTAAATATGGTACTACAAGAACTTATGCTAAATGGATAGCTGATAAAGTTCATGGAGATCTTTATAATATTGATAATGTAACTTTTCAAAATTTGGATACTTATGATTTTATAGTATTTGCTGGTGCTTTGTATGCCGGAAAACTTTCATCTGCTAAAGGTATAAAAAAATTCTATGCTAAATTAAAGGGTAGAAAAAATTTATACTGTGTGATAGTGGGACTTACTAATCCTGAAGATAAAGAAACTTATAATAATGCTGTTAATCAGAATTTTAAATCAGATGAGAAAGAAAATATGAAATTTTATTTTTTAAGAGGAAGTATAGATTTTGATAAGTTAAAACTTCATCATGCATTGATGATGTATATGCTTAAAAGAATAATATCTGCTAAAGCTATAAAAACTGAAGATGAAAAAGCATTATTAGAAAATTATGGTAAAAAAATCGACTTCCTTAATAAAACTTCTATTGAAGAAATAGTTTTGGATATAAAAAATAAGGTTAAAGAACTTCAAAGCAAGTAA
- the rbfA gene encoding 30S ribosome-binding factor RbfA gives MSSHRILRVNENIKQTLSMIIMREIEDPRIKNNLVTITKVDTAKDLKNAKVYFVCLHEDKQNEVLNGLNSAKGVIFSYLKKQLTIRYVPNLTFHYDKNLIETNKVLTDIKNLDIPEEN, from the coding sequence ATGTCTTCGCATAGAATACTTAGAGTAAATGAAAATATCAAACAGACTCTCTCTATGATTATAATGAGAGAAATAGAAGATCCTAGAATAAAAAATAATCTTGTAACTATCACTAAAGTAGATACCGCAAAAGATTTAAAGAATGCTAAAGTATATTTTGTATGCTTGCATGAGGATAAGCAAAATGAGGTTCTTAACGGACTTAATAGTGCGAAGGGAGTCATATTTTCTTATCTCAAAAAGCAGCTTACTATTAGGTATGTTCCCAATTTGACATTTCATTATGACAAAAATTTAATAGAAACAAATAAAGTATTAACTGATATAAAAAATTTGGATATACCGGAAGAAAATTAA
- a CDS encoding Rpn family recombination-promoting nuclease/putative transposase produces MKEINRLNDLFVRYLIGTEGDEDILENIVNAVLNDAGFESVRNLEIINPYNLAENENLKESILDVKAKTKDGKKILIEIQLIGNNNFIKRILYYIAKNIASELKENENYININQMISISFLNFNLNIGSETDIKKEHKCLQLSDINNPSLKLDDFQIHFIEIKRFAEILKNASIDEYNRNNLLSWIDFFTTKDLEKDINRLIGGNRVMSKVIDKYKRFVADEKEMSAYNERDTFLYGQAAMLQYERAEGKKEGIKENQLLTARNMKNKNMEINLISELTGLSIEEIEKL; encoded by the coding sequence ATGAAAGAAATTAACAGACTTAATGATTTATTTGTACGATATCTAATTGGTACTGAAGGTGATGAAGATATATTAGAAAATATTGTTAATGCTGTTTTGAATGATGCGGGTTTTGAATCTGTAAGAAACCTTGAAATTATTAATCCTTATAACTTAGCAGAAAATGAGAATTTAAAAGAATCAATATTAGATGTTAAAGCAAAAACTAAAGACGGTAAAAAGATACTTATTGAAATACAGCTGATAGGAAATAATAATTTTATAAAAAGAATATTATATTATATAGCAAAAAATATAGCTTCTGAATTAAAAGAGAATGAGAATTATATTAATATAAATCAGATGATTAGTATTAGTTTTTTAAATTTTAATTTAAATATAGGAAGTGAAACTGATATAAAAAAAGAACATAAATGTCTTCAATTATCAGATATTAATAATCCTAGCCTTAAATTAGATGATTTTCAGATACATTTTATAGAGATTAAAAGATTTGCAGAAATATTAAAAAATGCTAGTATAGATGAATATAATAGAAATAATCTTTTATCTTGGATTGATTTTTTTACTACTAAAGATTTAGAAAAAGATATTAATAGACTAATAGGAGGAAATAGAGTCATGAGTAAGGTAATAGATAAATATAAAAGATTTGTAGCTGATGAAAAAGAGATGTCAGCATATAATGAAAGAGATACTTTTCTTTATGGTCAGGCTGCCATGCTTCAGTATGAAAGGGCAGAAGGAAAAAAAGAAGGTATTAAAGAAAATCAATTATTAACAGCTAGAAATATGAAAAATAAAAACATGGAAATTAATCTTATTAGTGAATTAACTGGGTTAAGTATAGAAGAAATAGAAAAGTTATAA
- a CDS encoding DHH family phosphoesterase, protein MENNNLTVSKKQIIDRLSNADNVTITGHRNPDCDCICSGLALSLILKNIFNKNAYVVNTDKMQRDLHNVMFVDKVIFDVNENTLPKKDVLVVLDSGDIDRIGWISEILNEYNEVIFIDHHKVRNINGVTMFYDDTTAGATCEIIVDIFQDYLEKFDSYIATLLYCGICTDTGSFIFSNTTDRTLLYGSKLMKVGIIQENLGNVVRKRYTKNDVAALMEIYRRMVIDDNKKIGYICLEDNICGTSIKELAVSASDTLIQMDDVLIGFIIHENEDNFRVSIRSRCSKNIREVAESFGGGGHPKASGFSVSKKDYTKENLIKEINTKLIDLLAS, encoded by the coding sequence ATGGAAAATAATAATTTAACTGTATCAAAAAAACAAATAATAGATAGGCTTTCAAATGCTGATAATGTTACTATTACAGGGCATAGGAATCCCGATTGTGATTGTATATGTTCAGGACTTGCTTTATCTTTAATTCTCAAAAATATCTTTAATAAGAATGCTTATGTTGTAAATACTGATAAAATGCAAAGAGATTTGCATAATGTAATGTTTGTTGATAAAGTAATTTTTGATGTAAATGAAAATACTTTACCTAAAAAAGATGTTTTGGTTGTTCTTGATTCAGGAGATATAGATAGAATCGGCTGGATTTCTGAAATATTAAATGAGTATAATGAAGTAATATTTATAGATCATCATAAAGTTAGAAATATTAATGGTGTTACTATGTTTTATGATGATACTACTGCAGGTGCTACTTGTGAGATAATAGTTGATATATTTCAAGACTATTTAGAAAAATTTGATTCTTATATAGCAACTCTTCTTTACTGCGGTATTTGTACTGATACAGGAAGTTTTATATTCAGCAATACAACAGATAGAACTTTACTTTATGGCTCTAAATTAATGAAAGTAGGGATTATACAGGAAAATCTTGGTAATGTTGTGAGAAAGAGATATACTAAAAATGATGTTGCGGCTTTAATGGAAATATACAGAAGAATGGTTATAGATGATAATAAAAAAATAGGTTATATATGTTTGGAAGATAATATTTGCGGTACTAGTATAAAAGAGCTTGCGGTTAGTGCTTCAGATACACTTATTCAGATGGACGATGTTCTTATAGGTTTTATTATTCATGAAAATGAAGATAATTTTAGAGTGAGTATAAGAAGCAGATGTTCTAAAAATATTAGAGAAGTTGCTGAAAGTTTCGGAGGCGGAGGACATCCTAAGGCATCTGGTTTTTCTGTATCAAAGAAAGATTATACTAAAGAAAATTTAATAAAAGAAATAAATACTAAATTAATTGATTTATTGGCTTCATAA
- a CDS encoding chemotaxis protein CheW — protein MSSAISNQILVFKINNELYGIDILKVQEILNFMQPSPIPNCPDYLKGIINLRGTIILVIDLRARFHFDEPMNPENCVIVVVAIGDKKYGLVVDSVSDVLTINSENIQEDIDMHVGIDSRYIMGLVKANEQMIILVDIDKVFVKDELDDLTNTVNNSIVK, from the coding sequence ATGAGCAGTGCCATATCAAATCAAATACTTGTATTTAAGATAAATAACGAATTATACGGAATAGATATATTAAAAGTTCAGGAAATATTAAATTTTATGCAGCCTTCTCCAATTCCAAACTGTCCTGATTATTTGAAAGGTATTATTAATTTGAGAGGTACTATAATTCTTGTTATAGATTTAAGAGCAAGATTCCATTTTGATGAACCTATGAATCCTGAAAACTGCGTAATTGTAGTTGTAGCGATAGGCGATAAAAAATATGGTTTGGTTGTTGACTCTGTATCAGATGTTCTTACTATAAATAGTGAAAATATTCAAGAAGATATAGATATGCATGTTGGAATAGACAGCAGATATATAATGGGATTGGTTAAAGCTAATGAGCAGATGATTATCTTAGTTGATATAGATAAAGTTTTTGTTAAAGATGAGCTTGATGATTTAACTAATACTGTTAATAATTCTATAGTAAAGTAA
- the rnhA gene encoding ribonuclease HI: protein MTKDDIIIYTDGGCRGNPGLGAWAAILISEKHNLRLEIGESEDNTTNNRMEMKAAIKALERLKHSHNIKLHSDSAYLVNGMTKWIYSWQKNNWIKSDKKPVENKEYWLKLIELSSKHNIEFIKVKGHSNNKENNRADEIVNILMDEHIESGKIASFNEKTEYC, encoded by the coding sequence ATGACAAAAGATGATATTATTATATACACAGACGGCGGATGCAGAGGAAATCCCGGACTTGGTGCTTGGGCTGCGATACTTATAAGTGAAAAGCATAATCTTCGCCTTGAGATTGGTGAAAGCGAGGATAATACTACAAATAATAGAATGGAGATGAAAGCGGCTATTAAGGCACTTGAAAGGCTTAAGCATTCTCATAACATTAAACTTCATAGCGACAGTGCATATTTGGTTAATGGTATGACCAAATGGATATATTCTTGGCAGAAAAATAATTGGATAAAAAGCGATAAGAAGCCTGTTGAGAATAAAGAGTATTGGCTTAAATTGATTGAATTGTCAAGTAAACATAATATAGAGTTTATAAAAGTAAAAGGTCATTCAAATAATAAAGAAAATAATCGTGCAGATGAAATAGTTAATATTCTTATGGACGAGCATATTGAAAGCGGTAAAATAGCTTCATTTAATGAAAAAACAGAGTATTGTTAA
- the obgE gene encoding GTPase ObgE, with product MDQFIDVVNFYIEAGHGGAGSVSFRREAHVPMGGPDGGNGGDGGDVIVRVDARINSFGKIKSRKKFRARDGEPGRARLSDGKRGDDIIIRVPIGTVIYDEDTNNILADLLEDGQSYTAARGGKGGKGNKFYATATNQAPDYAQHGLEGEKLNIRLEVKLIADIGLVGMPNAGKSSLLARLTRANPKIASYPFTTLTPNLGVCYLDYERSFVIADIPGIIEGASEGAGLGLTFLRHIERTGALCFVIDLTDEDVVDTYKKLRNELKQYSKELIKKRSIIVLNKTDMLEEDEIKEKVKAIEKAVKKEYKNNKETHYEEPEIFALSVFSLDDELLDKVTNAFYKANEERYGNTKKETKEPLLLNQNKTKSKLKTKRVFGPVVSKRLGNSLGIDVIPHKTCSYNCIYCQLGSEENTKTNLSNYYSVDEIIYELKEALLNNKNIDYITFAGSGEPTLYKDLKKLIYEIKQITDIPVCIITNGSLLYKQEMRSDLLIADLVIPSLDAGNIDTFKIIDQPNKEIDFDKMVNGLIEFRKVFKGEYWLEVFLLKGINDSKEELDDIIKIVNKIKPDRVQLVSATRRTSNEKAKALNDEEMEKAKKYFEANCSIEIDVPSISDKAKGNTKKITEEDIINFLIRQPDTVHMIAISFNEDENRVSELLKKLAESGKVREEIVNGVVSYAANI from the coding sequence ATGGATCAATTTATAGATGTAGTAAATTTTTATATAGAAGCAGGACATGGAGGGGCAGGAAGTGTAAGTTTCAGAAGAGAGGCACATGTACCTATGGGCGGTCCTGACGGAGGAAACGGCGGAGACGGCGGAGATGTTATAGTAAGAGTTGATGCTAGAATAAATAGTTTTGGTAAAATAAAAAGCAGAAAAAAATTCAGAGCAAGAGACGGAGAGCCGGGACGGGCAAGGCTGAGCGATGGTAAAAGAGGCGATGATATTATTATAAGAGTCCCTATAGGCACAGTTATTTATGATGAAGATACAAATAATATATTAGCTGATTTACTTGAGGACGGACAAAGCTATACTGCAGCAAGAGGAGGCAAGGGCGGTAAAGGAAATAAATTTTATGCCACAGCTACAAATCAGGCACCAGACTATGCTCAGCATGGTTTGGAAGGCGAAAAATTAAATATAAGGTTAGAGGTTAAGCTCATTGCCGATATTGGACTTGTAGGCATGCCTAATGCAGGTAAATCTAGTTTGCTTGCTAGGCTTACAAGAGCCAATCCTAAAATTGCATCATATCCATTTACTACATTAACACCTAATTTGGGAGTATGTTATTTAGATTATGAGAGAAGTTTTGTTATTGCTGATATTCCGGGCATTATAGAAGGTGCTAGCGAAGGTGCAGGACTTGGACTTACTTTTTTAAGACATATTGAAAGAACAGGTGCTTTATGCTTTGTTATAGATTTAACAGATGAAGATGTAGTTGATACTTATAAAAAACTTAGAAATGAATTAAAACAATACAGTAAAGAATTAATAAAGAAAAGGTCTATTATAGTACTAAATAAAACTGATATGCTTGAAGAAGATGAGATAAAAGAAAAAGTAAAGGCTATAGAAAAAGCAGTAAAAAAAGAATATAAAAATAATAAAGAAACTCATTATGAAGAGCCTGAAATATTTGCTTTGTCAGTATTTAGTTTAGACGATGAACTTCTTGATAAAGTAACAAATGCATTTTACAAAGCAAATGAAGAAAGATATGGTAATACTAAAAAAGAAACTAAAGAGCCTTTGCTTCTTAATCAGAATAAAACTAAATCAAAGTTAAAAACAAAAAGAGTATTTGGACCGGTAGTTTCAAAAAGGCTTGGAAACTCTTTGGGAATAGATGTTATACCTCATAAGACCTGCAGTTATAATTGTATATACTGTCAATTGGGTTCTGAAGAAAATACTAAAACTAATCTTTCCAATTATTATTCTGTTGATGAAATAATTTATGAATTAAAAGAGGCTTTGCTTAATAACAAAAATATTGATTATATAACATTTGCAGGTTCAGGAGAGCCTACTTTATATAAAGATTTAAAGAAACTTATTTATGAAATAAAACAAATAACTGATATTCCTGTATGCATTATAACAAATGGTTCTTTGCTTTATAAACAGGAAATGCGTTCTGATTTGCTTATTGCAGATTTGGTTATACCTTCGCTTGATGCCGGCAACATTGATACTTTTAAGATAATAGATCAGCCTAATAAGGAAATTGATTTTGATAAAATGGTTAATGGTCTTATAGAGTTTAGGAAAGTTTTTAAAGGTGAGTATTGGCTTGAAGTATTTTTGCTTAAAGGTATTAATGATAGTAAAGAAGAACTTGATGATATAATCAAGATAGTAAATAAAATAAAACCTGACAGAGTACAGCTTGTTAGTGCTACAAGAAGAACTTCAAATGAAAAAGCTAAGGCATTGAATGATGAAGAAATGGAAAAGGCAAAGAAATATTTTGAAGCAAATTGCAGTATTGAAATAGATGTCCCTAGTATTTCTGATAAGGCTAAAGGAAATACTAAAAAAATTACAGAAGAAGATATAATAAATTTTTTGATAAGACAGCCTGATACAGTTCACATGATAGCTATTAGTTTTAATGAAGATGAAAATAGAGTAAGTGAATTATTAAAAAAATTAGCTGAAAGCGGAAAGGTGAGAGAAGAAATAGTTAATGGGGTAGTTTCTTATGCTGCTAATATTTGA
- a CDS encoding ABC transporter permease: MFTYFVIKRILKGIIMFIILMFMSSAIFNTVSEKTLKAQIEENINAEVRGLSNMRTEDVENFIKERRAYYYDIYWLNRSIGERIFIRGINTITFQFGKSSIMMDSNGNRDVIKIIGEALPRSIILFTTASVIQMIIGLIIGLVKARKAGGVFDRTTSIITMIVYGMPTWWLSMILIMVFVYKFNLFPSGGVHSIPVPTGIMYYLDMLWHMSLPLITLTLIGFWGLSFVVRNIVLSTLQEDYIMAARARGISEKSVLLGHTLRSSAPPIVTITLLGLLGSIAGSIIFEGIFSWPGLGNLYWISVQQNDIPVLMGNLAITTALYQFGLVVLDISYGFLDPRIKVGGRL, translated from the coding sequence ATGTTTACTTATTTTGTTATTAAAAGAATTTTAAAAGGCATAATCATGTTTATAATACTTATGTTTATGTCTTCTGCTATATTTAATACTGTAAGCGAGAAAACTCTCAAGGCACAGATTGAAGAAAATATAAATGCTGAAGTGCGTGGACTTAGCAATATGCGTACGGAAGATGTTGAAAATTTTATCAAAGAGAGAAGGGCATATTATTATGATATATATTGGCTTAATAGAAGTATAGGCGAGAGAATATTTATAAGAGGTATTAATACAATAACTTTTCAATTTGGTAAATCTTCTATTATGATGGATTCAAACGGAAACAGAGATGTTATAAAAATAATAGGAGAAGCACTTCCGCGTTCTATAATACTTTTTACAACAGCATCAGTTATACAGATGATAATAGGACTTATAATAGGGCTTGTAAAGGCAAGAAAAGCAGGCGGAGTATTTGACAGAACTACTAGTATTATTACTATGATAGTTTACGGCATGCCCACTTGGTGGCTTTCTATGATACTTATAATGGTATTTGTATATAAGTTTAATTTATTTCCTTCGGGAGGAGTACATTCAATACCTGTACCTACTGGTATAATGTATTATTTGGATATGTTATGGCATATGTCTTTGCCTTTGATTACATTAACATTAATAGGTTTTTGGGGACTTTCATTTGTTGTAAGAAACATAGTATTATCTACTTTGCAGGAAGATTATATAATGGCAGCAAGGGCGAGAGGAATATCTGAAAAGTCAGTTTTACTCGGACATACATTAAGGAGTTCTGCTCCTCCTATAGTTACTATAACATTATTAGGTCTTCTTGGTTCTATTGCAGGGTCTATTATATTTGAAGGTATATTTTCTTGGCCGGGTCTTGGTAATCTTTATTGGATATCAGTTCAGCAAAATGATATACCTGTATTAATGGGGAATTTAGCTATAACTACAGCACTTTATCAATTCGGACTTGTGGTTCTTGATATATCTTACGGATTTTTAGATCCTAGAATAAAAGTAGGAGGCAGGCTATAA
- a CDS encoding OmpA family protein, which produces MKRVSLFVFIFSILIFNILNCEITHRFYWNLEKGKRIESVKTADVEYYENGILTSTYKERNIVDLTVIAIAPKGGYRVSGVFKIFRMMKGDKVFHLDEEYTSDFIIHTNGKFEVPYNYFMPNVRHVPTFPDNEIKLTESWNRESIEIVKVNNAPNLTMALSSDYLFANVETNDDGSRNAVIQYHIMTDKDLLQAGLSRKGYPERIYGFNYGTFLWDMEKNIPVSQQERYQILFGYGKELSYASLQYKMNIISTYKIYDTITKEEEDYNRKKLEDNLYNDDNVTIDTVPEGLVLRLGEILFDTDSYTLKPEAKTTIDNIIKAIKETYPDREIIVEGHTDNTGRKEYNQELSEKRAKSVADYMLPNLEHDKLSYKGFADDAPIASNDTADGRRKNRRVDIIIKLR; this is translated from the coding sequence ATGAAAAGAGTTAGTTTATTTGTTTTTATATTTTCTATTTTAATTTTTAATATTTTAAATTGTGAAATAACTCATAGATTCTATTGGAATTTAGAAAAAGGAAAAAGAATAGAATCAGTTAAAACCGCCGATGTAGAATATTATGAAAATGGTATATTAACAAGCACATACAAAGAAAGAAATATTGTTGATTTAACTGTTATTGCCATAGCTCCTAAGGGAGGATATAGAGTAAGCGGCGTATTTAAAATATTTAGAATGATGAAAGGAGATAAAGTTTTTCATCTCGATGAAGAATATACAAGCGATTTTATAATTCATACTAATGGTAAATTTGAAGTTCCATATAATTATTTTATGCCTAATGTAAGACATGTACCTACTTTTCCTGATAATGAAATAAAACTTACTGAATCATGGAATAGAGAGTCTATAGAAATTGTTAAAGTAAATAATGCACCTAATTTAACAATGGCTTTATCTTCAGATTATTTATTTGCAAATGTTGAGACTAATGATGATGGAAGCAGAAATGCTGTTATACAATATCATATTATGACTGATAAAGATTTACTTCAGGCAGGACTTTCAAGAAAAGGTTATCCTGAAAGAATATACGGCTTTAATTATGGTACATTTCTTTGGGATATGGAAAAAAATATTCCCGTATCTCAGCAGGAAAGATATCAAATATTATTTGGTTACGGAAAAGAATTATCTTATGCTAGTTTGCAGTATAAGATGAATATTATAAGTACATACAAAATTTATGATACAATAACAAAAGAAGAAGAAGATTATAACAGAAAAAAACTTGAAGATAATCTTTATAATGATGATAATGTTACTATAGATACAGTACCTGAAGGTTTAGTATTAAGACTTGGCGAGATTCTTTTTGATACTGATTCTTATACTTTAAAGCCGGAAGCAAAAACTACTATAGACAACATTATTAAAGCAATCAAAGAAACTTATCCTGATAGAGAAATTATAGTAGAGGGACATACTGATAATACAGGAAGAAAAGAGTATAATCAGGAATTATCCGAAAAAAGAGCAAAATCAGTTGCTGACTATATGCTGCCTAATCTTGAACATGATAAATTATCTTATAAAGGTTTTGCCGATGATGCTCCTATAGCTTCTAATGATACAGCAGATGGAAGAAGAAAAAACAGAAGAGTTGATATTATAATCAAATTAAGATAA